In the genome of Thermosphaera aggregans DSM 11486, one region contains:
- a CDS encoding DHH family phosphoesterase — protein MKISRRRGIITHWDIDGLASAVILSKMLNPERRILSSVNSVARYIGELVSLGLNEIWIADLNPASSMKNQLNMTLERAKRLGVKLYWFDHHQWSNDMINLFNQYSEVISFINESSMVASHIVANYFGVGGNEYYRKLISLAYDDDFFENRFEITRIYRRVLKWDGWDIRYRVLESLLQGELEPRWLIEYYVNEVKNLYENLIREAIGRMEVVEKNGARLLIFPDVDPRVHPGELIEVVEKQGLLAHAYIVRYPRGISLRSDYVDVSKIASLYGGGGHPRVAGIPGGVGMEAVLKSLLDAFEKHGVNRPLYIA, from the coding sequence TTGAAAATCTCGCGGAGAAGGGGGATCATAACCCACTGGGACATCGATGGTTTGGCGTCGGCGGTGATTTTATCCAAAATGCTGAACCCGGAGAGAAGAATACTGTCTTCAGTGAATAGTGTTGCCCGTTACATTGGGGAATTGGTGAGCTTAGGGTTGAACGAGATCTGGATTGCCGATTTAAACCCTGCGAGCTCTATGAAAAACCAGCTCAACATGACTTTAGAAAGAGCTAAGAGGCTTGGTGTTAAACTATACTGGTTTGACCACCACCAATGGTCTAATGACATGATAAACTTGTTCAATCAATATTCTGAAGTAATCTCTTTCATAAATGAATCGTCAATGGTCGCCTCCCACATTGTTGCTAACTACTTCGGCGTCGGCGGCAATGAATACTATCGTAAACTGATAAGCCTAGCGTACGATGACGATTTCTTCGAGAACAGGTTCGAGATTACGAGGATTTACAGGAGGGTTTTAAAGTGGGATGGCTGGGACATAAGATATAGGGTTCTAGAATCCCTTCTACAAGGCGAGTTAGAGCCGAGATGGCTTATTGAATACTACGTTAATGAAGTTAAAAACTTGTATGAAAACCTGATACGCGAAGCAATAGGGAGAATGGAGGTTGTTGAGAAAAACGGTGCGAGGCTACTCATCTTTCCAGATGTGGACCCAAGGGTTCATCCTGGGGAGTTGATTGAAGTAGTTGAGAAACAAGGCCTTCTTGCACATGCGTATATAGTGAGATATCCGAGAGGGATAAGTCTAAGAAGCGATTACGTGGATGTATCCAAAATAGCCTCGCTCTACGGGGGAGGGGGGCATCCAAGGGTTGCGGGGATTCCTGGTGGAGTGGGAATGGAAGCTGTTTTGAAGTCGCTACTGGACGCGTTTGAAAAACACGGGGTAAACCGCCCCCTATATATTGCATAA
- a CDS encoding glycoside hydrolase family 57 protein produces the protein MSSLVPARILDGLEGYIVLNKPVFKPGEEGRIHLLVKVFGGSRNVHYAIFRGNVKISEGDLSVPDSQTRIEIIPFTAEEKPGEYVLELRLNDAPFDIVRYVVTEGFEKTPLLAFVWHNHQAPNYLPNKTFHSPWAFIYVYGEQLKPYGKGPYHYHVEMLQKHKDYKATYNLSPSLLQQWQIAIEEGIVFQSGEKIDKNDERIKLIKDTLKHYSQALKNGQIDVLTSLYAHTIAGFISSVFNAKDIVAEELKHGSEVTKKVLDGYEATGAWTPEMSFSMDLVDVYYENGIEYTVLDDRCHFYPAEGEKNSKYEPYLLLNSSSGKHITVFFRDHELSDILGFKNNFENEIHAWRNAYEASFIIAKRLVSDRPKILTLALDGENWMVFARNPPLTAYFFDKLLLYLESLYDSGILKMVSLREAVENVPVRRILTKIPSTTWLCTYRKWRGEHSDQEKYWVRAKEAYLQIKAYELAVGGRDEFSTGARWAMWHALDSDYWWAEFWMPKVIETWINEANRIIGSRFSQINIRQVLIPSQVYENIEFEAMVEVENNLEKQLNLELLTLPCVEEYCRGKEVTIKPRGVTDFNVKMRLSHVGRHPIFIGLLKNNVVITSKIVEAEAKPFLPSSPS, from the coding sequence ATGAGTTCCCTAGTACCAGCGAGAATACTGGACGGTTTAGAAGGATATATTGTGCTTAATAAGCCAGTGTTTAAACCCGGGGAGGAGGGGAGAATACATTTATTAGTAAAAGTATTTGGAGGAAGTAGAAACGTTCACTATGCGATTTTCAGGGGGAATGTTAAAATAAGCGAAGGCGACCTTTCAGTTCCAGATTCGCAAACAAGGATTGAGATTATCCCGTTTACTGCTGAAGAGAAGCCGGGCGAATATGTTTTAGAGCTGAGGCTCAACGACGCTCCATTCGACATTGTAAGATATGTTGTGACGGAGGGTTTTGAGAAAACCCCCCTACTTGCCTTTGTTTGGCATAATCATCAAGCCCCAAACTACTTGCCGAATAAGACTTTCCACTCACCATGGGCTTTTATTTATGTCTACGGCGAGCAGCTGAAGCCGTATGGAAAAGGACCATACCATTACCATGTTGAAATGCTTCAAAAACATAAGGATTACAAGGCAACTTATAATTTAAGCCCCAGTCTTCTGCAACAGTGGCAGATAGCTATTGAGGAGGGAATCGTATTTCAATCCGGAGAGAAGATTGATAAGAATGATGAGAGAATTAAGCTGATAAAAGACACGTTAAAGCATTATAGTCAGGCTCTTAAGAATGGACAAATAGATGTATTGACAAGCCTATATGCACACACTATTGCAGGGTTCATCTCAAGCGTTTTCAACGCTAAAGACATAGTTGCAGAAGAGCTTAAACATGGTTCAGAGGTTACTAAAAAAGTACTAGACGGGTATGAGGCTACTGGAGCTTGGACCCCTGAGATGTCGTTCTCAATGGATCTGGTTGATGTCTACTATGAAAATGGAATCGAATATACGGTTCTAGACGACCGTTGCCACTTCTACCCTGCTGAGGGAGAAAAAAATTCGAAGTACGAGCCATACCTTCTCTTGAACTCATCGAGTGGTAAGCACATAACGGTTTTCTTCAGAGACCACGAGCTCAGCGACATTCTAGGTTTTAAGAATAATTTTGAAAACGAGATACATGCTTGGAGAAACGCCTACGAGGCATCCTTCATCATAGCGAAGAGACTGGTGAGCGACAGACCGAAAATCCTAACCCTCGCACTGGACGGGGAGAACTGGATGGTTTTCGCGAGAAATCCGCCACTTACCGCGTACTTTTTCGACAAGCTACTATTATACTTAGAATCATTGTATGATTCAGGCATTCTAAAAATGGTCAGCCTAAGGGAAGCCGTGGAGAATGTTCCAGTCCGCAGGATACTGACTAAAATACCATCTACTACTTGGCTCTGCACATACAGGAAGTGGAGGGGTGAGCATTCAGATCAGGAGAAGTATTGGGTGAGAGCTAAAGAAGCGTATCTTCAAATCAAAGCCTACGAATTAGCCGTAGGTGGAAGAGACGAATTTAGCACTGGGGCTAGATGGGCCATGTGGCACGCTCTCGACAGCGATTACTGGTGGGCCGAGTTCTGGATGCCAAAAGTTATAGAGACCTGGATAAACGAGGCCAACAGGATTATTGGTTCAAGGTTCTCACAAATAAACATTAGGCAGGTTCTCATACCTTCCCAGGTATACGAGAACATAGAGTTCGAAGCCATGGTGGAAGTAGAGAATAACCTTGAAAAACAGTTAAACTTGGAGTTGCTAACCCTTCCATGCGTTGAAGAATATTGTAGAGGTAAAGAAGTCACAATTAAGCCGAGAGGGGTGACAGACTTCAACGTTAAGATGAGGCTTTCACACGTTGGGAGACACCCAATATTTATCGGATTGTTGAAAAACAATGTTGTCATCACTAGCAAAATCGTGGAGGCAGAGGCGAAGCCGTTCTTACCTTCAAGCCCCTCGTGA
- a CDS encoding glycosyltransferase, translating to MRLAWLLSFESYMVRKVGGLAEVPPRLARALREKGCDAIVFTPSHGVKIVDKAETLQSVNIRGEDYRILRYRVNPEHFVIEGGVFNDENVYSGGRLLEKSAIFGLVVSSYLKHLVETGSDEIPFIIHGNDWHSYPALLLSNALSVEKGLNLKLVYQLHLLSKLKISLDFLSSTTGISTDTPVKGVEGVKPFEYYFNKAGGWVEKLAYLTVDHYVTVSSGYVKDVEKNLGWESRGRIDYIPNALVWTSKEVFDTVAKHYEVSDPLDPDERRRVRKKILTENIARFKGSIIEPRVEQSLKALLEHYELDDPKAFHEDGELVFHSGRLAGQKGLETLLGSLERIIIDNPRVRIVLAYIPVEGCEPLIRKLGEYQWAFKENLRVIIGKIPMEDYMALYFAADAYIAPSRYEPFGLVAVESLAAGTPVVASSTGGLKDIVVDLRRNPEEGVGFLIRPGSRLELAEATVRLLELMKDPVNHEKIRRSCVKRSQEFSWEKSAEKALKIYFS from the coding sequence ATGAGGCTTGCCTGGCTCCTCAGCTTCGAATCTTATATGGTTAGAAAAGTAGGAGGGCTGGCCGAGGTTCCTCCAAGACTAGCGAGAGCGTTGCGGGAAAAAGGCTGTGATGCAATCGTTTTCACACCAAGCCACGGTGTAAAAATTGTTGACAAAGCGGAAACGCTTCAATCCGTTAACATTCGTGGAGAGGATTACAGAATCCTAAGGTATAGGGTTAATCCCGAACATTTTGTGATCGAGGGCGGTGTTTTCAACGATGAAAACGTTTACTCAGGGGGAAGATTACTAGAGAAGTCTGCAATATTCGGTCTCGTAGTCAGTAGCTACTTAAAGCACCTTGTTGAAACAGGTTCGGATGAAATACCGTTCATTATACACGGGAATGACTGGCACAGCTATCCAGCCCTCCTCCTATCAAACGCATTAAGCGTTGAGAAAGGATTAAACCTCAAGCTGGTTTACCAACTCCACCTGCTCTCAAAGCTGAAAATAAGTTTAGACTTCCTCTCCTCCACCACAGGTATTAGCACGGACACTCCTGTCAAAGGTGTTGAAGGTGTTAAGCCTTTCGAATACTATTTCAATAAAGCTGGGGGTTGGGTCGAAAAGCTGGCATATCTTACAGTAGATCACTACGTAACTGTTAGTAGCGGGTATGTAAAGGATGTTGAGAAGAATTTAGGATGGGAATCCAGAGGTAGAATAGATTACATCCCCAACGCGCTAGTATGGACGTCGAAAGAGGTTTTCGACACAGTTGCGAAACACTATGAGGTTAGTGACCCGCTAGACCCGGACGAGCGGAGAAGAGTCCGGAAAAAGATTCTTACCGAGAATATCGCTAGGTTTAAAGGCTCGATCATAGAGCCTCGTGTTGAACAATCCCTTAAAGCCCTACTGGAACACTACGAACTGGACGATCCGAAGGCTTTTCATGAAGATGGCGAACTGGTTTTCCATTCGGGGAGGCTTGCGGGGCAGAAGGGATTGGAAACCTTGCTCGGGTCATTGGAGCGTATTATTATTGACAACCCGCGGGTCAGAATAGTCCTTGCATATATCCCGGTTGAGGGATGCGAGCCTCTTATTAGAAAACTGGGAGAGTATCAATGGGCTTTTAAAGAAAACCTGCGCGTTATCATAGGGAAAATACCCATGGAAGACTACATGGCACTGTATTTCGCCGCCGATGCTTACATCGCACCCAGCCGGTATGAGCCGTTCGGACTCGTTGCCGTTGAATCTTTGGCGGCTGGAACACCGGTGGTAGCTTCCTCCACAGGGGGGTTGAAAGACATAGTAGTGGATCTAAGGAGAAATCCGGAGGAAGGCGTTGGATTCTTGATAAGACCTGGAAGCAGGCTTGAACTTGCGGAAGCCACAGTTAGGCTTCTCGAATTAATGAAGGATCCTGTAAATCATGAAAAAATAAGGAGGAGTTGTGTGAAGCGGTCCCAGGAGTTTTCATGGGAAAAATCAGCTGAGAAGGCTTTGAAAATCTACTTCTCCTAA
- a CDS encoding alpha-amylase/4-alpha-glucanotransferase domain-containing protein, producing MAPVNFIFALHYHQPTGQFDFINERIMENSYKLLLDVLKEYSSFKFTIHISGPLLLYMKERYPDYLNDLLRLHEYGTIEFMAGSIGEAIIPLLPIEDRVRQIRLYLEEFEKIAGFRPKGLWLPERVWEPSIPFVTAENNIEYVLIDDSTLSKTGLNPSLSNYAWLTEEGGNKLKLFFIDAGLRYILPWEHPEKVINYMWSKSGDEARVLLWGSDAEKFGEWMDPGWSRQWLRSFLETLRYNTDKVRMIQPSEYLDLYGVRGLIYLNTGSYDKMLEWSGGFFRNFLTRYRESNNMHKKILYVRSKLLKVEAPREVMLKYYLAQCNDAFWHGLFGGIYLTHLRQAIYENLIKVEKYAEEKTDYFGDKNIVYKLYDFDFDGKDELLVETPSQNLYIKPDDGGTLFEYDVKIDGLEHNLQNTMSRYPEPYLKIQWFHPDWYRRVSWRIHLWSYDTGLFEWINNSPFKDLSDLALSRYYVSVNPGPFEIILRSQGGFYVFGNLVSRVLVEKRVKITEEGHVTTYRLVNKGSESLKARVGVEYHVSPKLNTRTEEKAVYVVNGEQREASSSFIGRSRRVVVKTTPYPAFSLNASRDVDVWIAPLNMYARTEKGVMEIPQGLAVMFSEPVELKKDEEFSLSVEWRIRE from the coding sequence ATGGCTCCCGTGAACTTTATATTCGCACTCCACTATCATCAGCCCACGGGCCAGTTCGACTTTATAAATGAAAGAATAATGGAAAATAGCTACAAGCTACTTTTAGACGTGTTGAAAGAGTACAGCAGTTTCAAATTCACCATACATATCAGCGGTCCATTGCTCCTTTATATGAAGGAGAGATACCCTGATTATTTAAACGACTTGCTAAGGCTTCACGAGTATGGAACGATAGAGTTCATGGCTGGAAGCATCGGGGAAGCGATCATACCGCTTCTACCCATTGAGGATAGAGTGAGGCAAATCAGACTTTATCTCGAGGAGTTCGAGAAAATCGCAGGTTTCAGACCTAAAGGATTATGGCTTCCCGAGAGGGTTTGGGAACCCAGCATACCCTTCGTTACAGCTGAAAACAATATTGAATACGTGCTTATAGATGATTCCACACTTTCCAAGACCGGCTTAAACCCAAGTCTCTCCAATTATGCTTGGCTTACTGAGGAAGGAGGTAACAAGTTAAAGCTATTCTTTATTGATGCAGGTTTAAGATACATTCTTCCGTGGGAACATCCAGAGAAAGTAATTAATTACATGTGGAGTAAATCCGGAGATGAGGCCCGCGTATTGTTATGGGGGAGTGATGCCGAGAAGTTTGGAGAATGGATGGACCCCGGATGGAGCAGACAGTGGTTGAGAAGCTTTCTCGAAACACTTAGATACAATACCGATAAAGTCAGGATGATCCAGCCATCAGAATATCTCGACCTATACGGGGTAAGGGGATTAATATACCTTAACACAGGAAGCTATGATAAGATGCTAGAGTGGAGCGGGGGCTTCTTCCGGAACTTCCTGACGAGGTACAGAGAGAGCAACAATATGCACAAGAAAATACTCTACGTGAGAAGCAAGCTCCTCAAGGTAGAAGCACCTAGGGAGGTAATGTTGAAATACTATCTGGCACAATGTAATGATGCGTTTTGGCATGGATTGTTCGGTGGAATATACCTTACGCATCTTAGACAGGCAATATACGAGAACTTGATTAAGGTGGAAAAATACGCAGAGGAGAAAACCGATTACTTCGGGGATAAAAACATCGTTTACAAGTTATACGATTTCGACTTCGATGGAAAGGATGAGTTATTAGTGGAAACTCCTTCTCAGAATCTTTACATTAAACCCGATGACGGAGGTACATTGTTTGAATATGATGTTAAAATAGATGGCTTAGAACACAATCTTCAAAATACAATGTCGAGATACCCTGAACCCTATCTGAAAATCCAATGGTTCCACCCAGACTGGTATAGAAGGGTTAGCTGGCGTATCCACCTATGGAGTTATGACACGGGGTTGTTCGAATGGATTAATAACTCGCCGTTCAAGGATCTCAGCGATCTAGCACTATCGAGATATTATGTTTCAGTTAACCCTGGTCCTTTTGAAATAATTCTGAGATCACAGGGAGGATTCTACGTTTTCGGAAACCTTGTCTCACGGGTTTTAGTTGAGAAACGGGTCAAGATTACCGAGGAAGGCCATGTCACTACTTACAGGTTGGTGAACAAGGGCAGTGAAAGCTTGAAAGCAAGGGTTGGGGTCGAGTATCACGTATCGCCGAAACTGAATACTAGAACGGAAGAGAAGGCTGTGTACGTTGTAAACGGAGAGCAGAGAGAAGCGTCTTCATCCTTCATAGGCAGGAGCAGAAGAGTAGTTGTTAAGACAACACCCTACCCGGCTTTCTCGCTGAACGCTTCCAGAGATGTCGACGTGTGGATTGCACCGTTAAACATGTATGCTAGGACTGAGAAAGGAGTTATGGAAATTCCGCAAGGATTAGCAGTAATGTTTAGCGAGCCCGTGGAGCTGAAAAAGGATGAAGAGTTCTCCTTAAGCGTTGAATGGCGGATTAGGGAGTAG
- a CDS encoding glycoside hydrolase family 57 protein — translation MTSIVFLFEVHQPYRLDRRMHEKLIEKALNNNIDYEDIQEAIFDNSLNKYVIERAAKRCYIPATKIIVENLKRYKDTLKPFKVSFSISGVFLEQASKWAPGIIEVLQEAVTTGMVELVEQTYYHSIAAFLPSYGFEELREQVLQHREAMKSFFGYEPVSIENTEFTFNNDLACFFYNMGYRVVITEGVDHVLGWRSPNYVYKAWGCDARVLARNYRLSDDVGFRFSDKKWDQYPLTADKYASWLAATPGDLVFLAMDYETFGEHHWPESGIHEFLRWLPGEVLKYGHLEFSTPREVAEKYSPRDVFDVPPWSTISWADERDLSAWIGNVMQQEAVRALASLYPFVKASEEPGLIRLWKMLSISDHFYYMATKFGTIEEVHAYFSPFKNASIAYGLFMEALGVLSELIQEKISEKPGKIASKLILPMDKAFYFTMPDGSYTGVYARSLMELYTKIGSVPLESAVYHLRSGHIPAWIEQALLLKELSKRIRELTREVDDPVKLVELVRKEISSYLQG, via the coding sequence ATGACAAGCATTGTTTTTCTATTTGAGGTTCACCAGCCCTATAGGCTTGACAGGAGAATGCATGAGAAGCTTATTGAAAAGGCTTTGAACAACAATATTGACTACGAGGATATTCAAGAAGCCATATTTGACAATTCTCTTAACAAATACGTTATTGAGAGAGCCGCTAAAAGATGCTACATCCCGGCGACGAAAATAATAGTTGAAAATCTTAAGAGATACAAGGATACTTTGAAACCATTTAAAGTATCATTCAGCATTAGCGGCGTGTTCCTCGAGCAGGCGTCTAAATGGGCTCCGGGTATTATTGAGGTTCTTCAAGAAGCTGTGACGACCGGAATGGTAGAGCTGGTGGAGCAGACCTACTATCACAGCATAGCAGCGTTTCTTCCCAGCTATGGTTTTGAAGAATTGAGGGAGCAGGTGCTTCAGCATAGGGAAGCGATGAAGAGTTTCTTCGGTTATGAGCCGGTTTCCATTGAGAACACCGAGTTTACTTTCAACAATGATTTAGCTTGCTTCTTCTACAACATGGGGTACAGGGTCGTCATAACGGAGGGTGTTGACCACGTTCTCGGTTGGAGAAGCCCTAATTACGTGTATAAAGCATGGGGTTGTGATGCCAGGGTTTTAGCAAGAAACTATAGATTGAGCGATGACGTCGGGTTCAGGTTTAGCGATAAGAAATGGGATCAATACCCGCTGACCGCAGATAAGTATGCTTCATGGTTAGCGGCCACTCCAGGCGATTTAGTGTTCCTAGCTATGGATTATGAGACGTTTGGAGAACATCATTGGCCGGAGTCTGGTATTCACGAGTTCCTTAGATGGCTTCCTGGCGAAGTCTTGAAATACGGGCACTTAGAATTCTCAACGCCTCGGGAGGTGGCTGAGAAGTATTCTCCTAGAGACGTTTTTGACGTTCCACCATGGTCCACGATTAGTTGGGCTGATGAGAGAGATTTGAGTGCATGGATTGGGAACGTTATGCAGCAAGAAGCGGTTAGGGCTTTAGCCAGCCTATACCCGTTTGTGAAGGCATCAGAGGAACCCGGTTTAATAAGGCTGTGGAAGATGTTAAGTATAAGCGATCACTTCTACTATATGGCTACCAAGTTCGGGACAATAGAAGAAGTCCACGCCTACTTCTCCCCCTTCAAGAATGCTAGCATAGCTTATGGGTTGTTTATGGAGGCGCTGGGAGTACTTTCCGAGTTAATACAGGAGAAGATTAGCGAGAAGCCCGGCAAGATTGCTTCTAAGCTAATACTGCCGATGGATAAAGCGTTTTACTTTACAATGCCTGATGGTTCCTATACAGGTGTTTATGCTAGATCATTGATGGAGCTGTATACTAAAATCGGGAGCGTCCCGTTGGAAAGCGCAGTTTACCACTTGAGAAGCGGGCATATACCAGCCTGGATTGAACAGGCCCTGCTTTTAAAGGAACTGTCGAAGAGAATTCGGGAATTAACGCGAGAAGTGGATGATCCTGTTAAGCTCGTGGAACTCGTTAGAAAGGAGATTTCCTCTTACCTACAGGGCTGA
- a CDS encoding aminoglycoside phosphotransferase, with amino-acid sequence MEDRLNRLKEVLEENYLPKARWWPWKNTKRQITIVSFHELDRLLFLELKADNQKFQLPLMKITETIDALKERMFCVEKECFVEAEYHPEYLSLISKLPEIKIEVISEPPRRIVGAKPITLESTNAVSMLIDDTGEKYVLKSYRLLPETNVEALMMKALALRRFENIPKVYLFINHHERVAGILMKYVEGVGDGGYPFYSHLVDYLRKSAPLLSTVGLSAKLGTIIGNMHKALNIGHSDEFYGLEEVSLHDVEYWSRRMYRYLKTILTRLDEIIARGELTSKDWMEKWRGLIDKQGSEVVDEASTYLKAYEGLDKGRIHQDLHLAQMIYIPSTNDFVITDFEGEPGRSPEERVMKEPLLRDLATMVRSYHYLSHAAVMNAYGLSIDRASDIMLKNDPTLEWRFRNVVAMVNSYLASLIGSELNVKYRLKNPREIFSLIYPWIIERSLYEAYYESMYRSEWVSIPIIGLFDPLLNSMKKG; translated from the coding sequence TTGGAGGATAGGCTTAACAGGTTGAAAGAAGTATTAGAGGAAAATTATCTCCCCAAGGCTAGATGGTGGCCTTGGAAAAACACTAAGAGACAAATAACCATTGTCTCCTTCCACGAGCTTGACAGGCTTCTCTTCCTGGAGCTTAAAGCTGATAATCAAAAGTTCCAGCTCCCGTTAATGAAGATTACTGAAACGATTGATGCTTTAAAAGAACGCATGTTCTGCGTTGAAAAAGAGTGTTTTGTGGAAGCAGAATACCACCCTGAGTACTTGTCCCTAATCTCTAAACTGCCGGAGATCAAAATAGAAGTTATCTCAGAGCCGCCTCGTAGGATTGTAGGAGCTAAACCAATTACTCTCGAATCAACGAACGCGGTTTCCATGCTGATCGATGACACGGGAGAGAAATATGTTCTTAAGAGTTACAGGCTGTTGCCGGAGACTAATGTGGAAGCCTTAATGATGAAAGCGTTGGCTCTGAGAAGGTTTGAGAACATCCCCAAGGTCTATTTATTCATAAACCATCATGAACGGGTTGCGGGAATACTGATGAAATACGTAGAGGGAGTCGGTGACGGTGGATATCCATTCTACTCTCACCTAGTGGATTACTTGAGAAAGTCCGCACCACTGCTCTCCACTGTGGGATTGTCCGCTAAGCTGGGCACTATCATTGGCAACATGCATAAAGCACTAAACATTGGCCATTCAGACGAGTTTTACGGTTTGGAAGAAGTAAGTCTGCACGATGTTGAGTACTGGTCAAGGAGAATGTACAGATATCTCAAGACTATTTTAACACGTCTTGACGAAATAATTGCGAGAGGGGAGCTTACTAGTAAGGACTGGATGGAGAAGTGGAGAGGGTTAATTGATAAGCAGGGTTCAGAGGTTGTTGATGAGGCATCAACCTATCTTAAGGCTTATGAAGGACTTGACAAGGGGAGGATTCACCAAGATCTCCACCTAGCTCAAATGATTTACATACCTTCTACTAACGACTTCGTTATAACAGACTTCGAAGGGGAGCCGGGCCGAAGCCCTGAGGAAAGGGTTATGAAGGAACCGCTTTTAAGAGATCTTGCCACAATGGTGCGGAGCTATCACTATCTTTCACATGCAGCGGTGATGAATGCGTATGGTCTATCTATAGACAGGGCGAGTGATATAATGTTGAAGAACGATCCAACGCTGGAGTGGAGGTTTAGAAACGTTGTTGCCATGGTTAATTCCTACTTAGCCAGTTTAATAGGTTCCGAGTTAAACGTGAAATACAGGTTGAAGAACCCCAGGGAGATATTCTCACTAATATATCCGTGGATCATTGAGCGAAGTCTATACGAGGCATACTATGAATCCATGTATAGGAGTGAGTGGGTTTCCATCCCAATAATAGGGTTATTCGACCCGTTGCTTAATTCTATGAAAAAAGGATAG
- a CDS encoding DeoR family transcriptional regulator: MTYKTAYKLITVADENNTIDIAKASQLLGVSPSTIRKYIQQLVSEGVVEKTGEGKYVLTRLGVSIKKVVNASTLKKTPSYVITETSTGQPVPLSFNSYEQLYAIITYQLAPRDILEHHLKNYLAEWVRSSIGDEMLAEKIVKGEIATIEDLKKYLEFILSITGSLINR; this comes from the coding sequence ATGACTTATAAAACAGCTTACAAGTTGATAACCGTCGCTGATGAGAACAACACGATAGATATCGCCAAGGCTAGCCAGTTACTGGGCGTCTCACCCTCAACTATCAGGAAATACATACAACAATTAGTAAGTGAAGGGGTTGTTGAGAAAACAGGGGAGGGTAAGTATGTTTTAACGAGGCTGGGTGTTTCGATAAAGAAGGTTGTGAACGCGTCAACGCTTAAAAAGACCCCTAGTTACGTGATCACTGAGACCTCAACCGGGCAACCGGTGCCTCTTTCCTTTAACAGTTACGAGCAACTCTATGCTATTATAACTTACCAGTTAGCGCCCCGAGATATTCTAGAACACCATCTGAAAAACTACCTTGCTGAATGGGTGAGGAGCTCAATAGGGGACGAGATGCTGGCTGAGAAAATAGTTAAGGGCGAGATAGCCACGATTGAGGATTTGAAAAAATATCTAGAGTTTATATTGTCAATCACGGGCTCATTAATTAATAGGTAG